The following are from one region of the Methanoculleus caldifontis genome:
- a CDS encoding hemolysin family protein encodes MVIVDIVTIEIVLFLICLLLSGFFSSSEVALVSITRAKVHALLCQGRKGAEALERLKRSTDSLLITILVGNNIVNVAAASLATAIAIGIYGDVGIGIATGVTVILMLIIGEIGPKMYASRHTEELALRVAGPILLLSKVLYPVLWVADRIKGQFAFRPGVAEPVVTEEEIKEWIDVGEEEGTIEEEERDMLYSVLRFGDTTVREVMTPRVDVVMIEDTSTLEHALSLFNETGFSRIPVYHERIDNILGLLNVKDVFAAVFRQQTSATIRDRMYEPYFVPESKKIDELLKELQLKKQHMAVVLDEYGSFAGIVTVEDMLEELVGEIMDEFDEEEPEVQQIEEGVYLVDARTWVEHINEDLHLNLPVTDAYESIGGLVIDRLGHIPRRGEVVRVEESNITLVVMQMRGRRLVKVKMTIAPSAVPDEAR; translated from the coding sequence ATGGTAATCGTAGACATTGTAACTATAGAGATCGTACTATTTCTTATCTGCCTGCTCCTGTCGGGCTTCTTCTCAAGTTCCGAAGTCGCCCTCGTCTCGATAACCCGGGCGAAAGTCCACGCACTCTTATGTCAGGGCCGGAAAGGAGCGGAAGCGCTCGAGAGACTGAAACGATCGACGGATTCTCTCCTGATCACCATCCTCGTCGGGAACAATATCGTCAACGTGGCCGCCGCCTCGCTCGCGACCGCGATCGCCATAGGCATCTACGGCGACGTCGGTATCGGGATAGCGACAGGTGTCACGGTCATCCTGATGCTGATCATCGGCGAGATCGGGCCCAAGATGTATGCCTCCCGGCACACCGAAGAACTCGCGCTCCGGGTCGCCGGGCCCATCCTTCTCCTCTCGAAGGTGCTCTATCCGGTGCTCTGGGTCGCGGACCGGATCAAGGGGCAGTTTGCCTTCAGGCCCGGCGTGGCCGAACCGGTCGTCACCGAGGAAGAGATCAAGGAGTGGATCGACGTCGGCGAGGAGGAGGGGACGATCGAGGAGGAGGAGCGGGATATGCTCTACTCCGTCCTGCGCTTTGGGGACACGACGGTCCGCGAGGTGATGACGCCGCGGGTCGACGTCGTCATGATCGAGGACACGAGCACGCTCGAGCACGCGCTCTCCCTCTTCAACGAGACCGGGTTCTCCCGGATCCCGGTCTACCACGAGCGGATCGACAACATCCTCGGACTTCTGAACGTAAAAGACGTCTTCGCTGCCGTATTCCGCCAGCAGACGAGCGCGACGATCCGCGACCGGATGTACGAACCCTACTTCGTTCCCGAGAGCAAGAAGATCGACGAGCTCTTAAAGGAGCTCCAGTTAAAGAAGCAGCACATGGCCGTCGTCCTCGACGAGTACGGGTCGTTTGCCGGGATCGTGACGGTCGAGGATATGCTCGAAGAGCTCGTCGGCGAGATCATGGACGAGTTCGACGAGGAGGAGCCCGAGGTGCAGCAGATCGAGGAGGGCGTCTACCTTGTCGATGCACGGACGTGGGTCGAGCACATCAACGAGGACCTGCACCTCAACCTCCCGGTGACGGACGCCTACGAGAGCATCGGCGGCCTCGTCATCGACCGGCTGGGGCATATCCCCCGCCGCGGCGAGGTGGTCAGGGTCGAGGAGAGCAACATCACGCTCGTCGTGATGCAGATGCGGGGCCGGCG
- a CDS encoding sugar phosphate isomerase/epimerase family protein, whose translation MGRFAVSTMFFHEYPCDHIFDYVAESGLDGLEFWVETPHFWLRDRPEDELAGCITAHPDLAPITVHAPTLDLNPCSINPRVAAISVEYAVEAVRMADRMGAAVVTVHPGRRTAKRQPSAYDYRRFEEYISRLREAAGEARVKVAIENLEPRVNALLYTPEDAAELLEREPWLSFTLDMGHAMMTSADEALRFVDLCGDRTVNVHVSGLGGNRRPHHPIRDDPAAKRFLAELADRGYDGYLTLELEDMVFSAPLSSEEKVVLLAREQEALGRIFP comes from the coding sequence ATGGGCCGTTTCGCCGTCTCGACCATGTTCTTCCACGAATACCCGTGCGACCACATCTTCGATTACGTCGCCGAGTCCGGTCTCGACGGCCTCGAGTTCTGGGTCGAGACGCCGCACTTCTGGCTTCGCGACCGCCCCGAAGACGAACTCGCCGGGTGCATCACCGCTCATCCGGACCTCGCCCCGATCACCGTCCACGCCCCGACACTGGACCTGAACCCCTGCTCCATCAATCCCCGGGTCGCCGCGATCTCGGTCGAGTACGCCGTCGAGGCCGTCCGGATGGCCGACCGGATGGGGGCCGCCGTGGTCACGGTCCACCCCGGACGGCGGACGGCGAAACGGCAGCCGAGCGCCTACGACTACCGGCGGTTCGAGGAGTACATCTCCCGGCTCCGGGAGGCGGCAGGGGAGGCGCGGGTGAAGGTCGCGATCGAGAACCTGGAGCCCCGGGTCAACGCCCTGCTCTACACGCCGGAGGATGCGGCCGAGTTGCTCGAACGGGAGCCGTGGCTTTCGTTCACCCTCGATATGGGGCACGCCATGATGACCTCAGCCGACGAGGCGCTCCGGTTCGTCGACCTCTGCGGGGACCGGACGGTGAACGTCCATGTCAGCGGTCTCGGCGGCAACAGGCGCCCCCACCACCCCATCCGAGATGACCCGGCCGCGAAGCGGTTCCTCGCGGAGCTTGCCGACCGGGGCTACGACGGCTACCTCACCCTGGAGCTCGAAGACATGGTCTTTTCGGCCCCCCTCTCGTCCGAAGAGAAGGTTGTGCTGCTCGCGCGGGAACAGGAGGCGCTCGGACGGATATTTCCCTGA
- the xseA gene encoding exodeoxyribonuclease VII large subunit, with the protein MILGSPSAGPDRFGTPILAVSEVSRLICDLLDDVRLQGIWVRGEVTNYKGHSSGHRYFSLGERNGRSSALINCAMWRSYASALAFEPRDGMDVLAWGTVEVYEPHGKYQLIVRELLPAGAGERHLMVERWKRELEEEGLFDPGRKRPLPLFPRRVGVVTSPTGAALQDILSVVSRRYPAEVVLSPAAVQGEGAHLEIAEAIRRLDGLVDVMIVGRGGGSFEDLFAFNHPDVVRAVAACRTPVISAVGHEVDTALCDFAADLRAPTPSAAAERAVPNREEVLRELSAHRERMGALLFHRVHTAAAEVEDLRGRMHPRRLTRKVNERMQRLAEHEDLLRRAATARLERERAALAEIRADLSGRNPLAVLDRGYCIAGSGGKVARSVRDLRPGDHVVLRFRDGACRVTVEETTYDGYV; encoded by the coding sequence ATGATACTCGGCAGCCCATCTGCCGGTCCGGACCGGTTCGGCACCCCGATTCTCGCGGTCTCCGAGGTTTCGCGGCTCATCTGCGACCTCCTCGACGACGTCCGCCTTCAGGGGATCTGGGTGCGGGGGGAGGTGACCAACTACAAGGGTCACTCCTCCGGTCACCGCTATTTCTCCCTCGGCGAGAGGAACGGAAGGAGTTCCGCCCTGATCAACTGCGCCATGTGGCGCTCCTACGCCTCCGCCCTCGCGTTCGAGCCGAGGGACGGCATGGACGTCCTCGCCTGGGGGACCGTGGAGGTCTACGAGCCGCACGGGAAGTACCAGCTGATCGTCAGAGAACTCCTTCCCGCAGGCGCGGGGGAACGCCACCTCATGGTCGAGCGCTGGAAGCGGGAGCTCGAGGAGGAAGGGCTCTTTGATCCCGGGCGGAAGCGGCCCCTGCCCCTCTTCCCGCGCCGGGTCGGCGTGGTCACCTCCCCGACGGGCGCGGCGCTGCAGGACATCCTCTCGGTCGTCTCCCGTCGCTATCCGGCCGAGGTGGTCCTCTCCCCGGCGGCCGTCCAGGGCGAGGGAGCGCACCTCGAGATCGCGGAGGCGATCCGGCGGCTCGACGGCCTCGTCGACGTGATGATCGTCGGGCGCGGGGGAGGAAGTTTCGAGGACCTCTTCGCCTTCAACCACCCGGACGTCGTCAGGGCCGTCGCGGCGTGCCGGACACCGGTGATCAGTGCGGTCGGGCACGAGGTGGATACCGCCCTCTGCGACTTCGCGGCGGACCTCCGGGCCCCGACGCCGTCGGCTGCGGCGGAGCGGGCGGTGCCGAACCGGGAAGAGGTGCTCCGCGAACTCTCCGCTCACCGCGAGAGGATGGGGGCGCTCCTCTTCCACCGGGTCCACACCGCCGCAGCCGAGGTCGAGGACCTCCGGGGGCGGATGCACCCCCGGCGGCTCACCCGGAAGGTCAACGAGCGAATGCAGCGCCTCGCCGAGCACGAGGACCTGCTCCGGCGGGCGGCGACGGCGAGACTCGAGCGCGAGCGGGCTGCGCTCGCGGAGATCCGCGCGGATCTTTCGGGCAGAAACCCGCTCGCCGTCCTGGACCGGGGATACTGCATCGCCGGGTCGGGCGGGAAGGTGGCGAGGAGCGTCCGCGACCTCAGGCCGGGCGACCACGTGGTGCTGCGCTTCAGAGACGGGGCGTGCAGGGTCACCGTGGAGGAGACGACGTATGACGGATACGTTTGA
- the xseB gene encoding exodeoxyribonuclease VII small subunit, producing the protein MTDTFEEKLEELRKIVRRLEDGDASLEESIAIYERGALLVKQCEDILGTAEMRLTELGRDR; encoded by the coding sequence ATGACGGATACGTTTGAAGAGAAACTGGAAGAACTCCGGAAGATTGTCCGGAGGCTGGAAGACGGCGATGCAAGCCTTGAAGAGAGCATCGCCATCTACGAGCGCGGCGCGCTCCTCGTGAAGCAGTGCGAAGACATCCTCGGCACGGCCGAGATGCGGCTCACCGAGCTCGGCCGCGATCGGTGA
- a CDS encoding PAS domain S-box protein, with product MQPFTPALDDLLELLAALDRRLRPPEAGGRAAPAGDQLLQRSHLVEIYNEVDALIAGIRSVEAGYRRCRDRFTLVPAGCICTGPDGAILEANRAAGTLVGVEPDRLQGFPLQAYLEPGCVPAFRSAVAALVRGEEVPPQEFRFARPAGRTFPAAVAVRVAPDPGGGPPEFLWAFCDLSGQEEALRESEERYRELTENISDAFIALDREDRIISSNRAAVRLLGSPEEEVIGKSIYDIFPELQSEAVTGFLREIRESGRADIAEYSFHFRGREHTFEVRALPTREGVALYIHDISDRRQAEEALRKSEEQYRAVVESQTEMIYRRSPDGTITFANDAYCRSIGIPCGDLVGRRYVPAVPADDRARVRQHLTSLTPAHPAATIEHRVVMPDGRVRWQQWTDTAFFDDGGAVTEFQSVGRDISEAQMAREALLLANRKLNLLSDVTRHDILNRLNVLSGYLDLSREQADDPVLLEYYRREEDALREIRRYITFTGEYQDIGLSAPAWQDVGEAALEAAAGLVTGGVAVEVQVRDLEVYADPLIVRVFSNFIENSLRHGGGITRIRIYPEESESGMTVVYEDDGIGIPYPEKEAIFEQGFGRQTGLGLFLAREILAITGLSLRETGIPGTGARFEIAVPPESYRLTDRGRAR from the coding sequence ATGCAACCGTTCACCCCGGCGCTCGACGACCTCCTCGAACTTCTCGCGGCCCTCGACCGCCGCCTCCGCCCGCCCGAAGCCGGCGGGAGAGCGGCCCCCGCGGGGGACCAGCTCCTGCAGAGATCGCACCTCGTCGAGATCTACAACGAGGTTGACGCCCTGATCGCCGGCATCCGGAGCGTCGAGGCCGGGTACCGGCGGTGCCGGGACCGGTTCACCCTGGTCCCGGCCGGATGCATCTGCACCGGGCCGGACGGGGCCATCCTGGAGGCGAACCGGGCGGCGGGCACCCTGGTCGGCGTCGAGCCCGACCGCCTGCAGGGGTTCCCCCTCCAGGCATACCTCGAGCCCGGGTGCGTCCCGGCGTTCCGGTCGGCGGTCGCAGCCCTTGTCCGGGGCGAAGAGGTCCCGCCACAGGAATTCCGGTTCGCACGCCCCGCCGGGCGCACCTTCCCCGCCGCCGTGGCGGTCAGGGTCGCTCCCGACCCCGGCGGCGGCCCGCCCGAGTTCCTCTGGGCCTTCTGCGATCTATCGGGGCAGGAAGAGGCGCTCCGGGAGAGCGAGGAGCGCTACCGGGAGCTGACCGAGAACATCAGCGACGCCTTCATAGCCCTCGACCGCGAGGATCGGATCATCTCCTCGAATCGGGCCGCGGTCCGCCTCCTCGGCAGCCCCGAGGAGGAGGTCATCGGGAAGAGCATCTATGACATCTTCCCTGAACTCCAGAGCGAAGCCGTCACCGGGTTTTTGCGGGAGATCCGGGAGTCCGGTCGGGCAGATATCGCCGAGTACAGTTTCCACTTCCGCGGCCGGGAGCACACCTTCGAGGTGCGGGCGCTGCCCACCCGCGAGGGGGTCGCCCTCTACATTCACGATATCTCCGACCGCCGGCAAGCGGAAGAGGCCCTCAGGAAGAGCGAGGAGCAGTACCGTGCCGTCGTGGAGAGCCAGACCGAGATGATCTACCGCCGGTCGCCCGACGGCACCATCACCTTCGCAAACGATGCCTACTGCCGTTCCATCGGGATCCCGTGCGGGGACCTCGTCGGGCGGCGCTACGTCCCCGCCGTCCCGGCAGACGACCGGGCCCGGGTCCGGCAGCACCTCACCTCTCTCACCCCCGCCCATCCTGCCGCCACCATCGAGCACCGGGTCGTCATGCCCGACGGCAGGGTCCGGTGGCAGCAGTGGACCGACACCGCCTTCTTCGACGACGGGGGCGCCGTCACGGAGTTCCAGTCGGTCGGCAGGGATATCAGCGAGGCGCAGATGGCGCGGGAAGCGCTCCTCCTCGCGAACCGTAAACTCAACCTGCTCTCGGACGTGACCCGGCACGATATCTTGAACCGGCTCAACGTCCTCTCAGGCTACCTCGACCTCTCCCGCGAGCAGGCGGACGACCCGGTTCTGCTCGAGTATTACCGCAGGGAGGAGGATGCCCTCCGGGAGATCCGGCGCTACATCACCTTCACCGGGGAGTATCAGGATATCGGCCTCTCCGCGCCGGCCTGGCAGGATGTCGGGGAGGCTGCCCTCGAGGCGGCGGCGGGGCTCGTGACCGGGGGGGTTGCCGTCGAGGTGCAGGTCCGGGATCTCGAGGTCTACGCCGACCCCCTCATCGTCCGCGTCTTCTCAAACTTCATCGAGAACTCACTCCGGCACGGAGGGGGCATCACCCGGATACGGATCTATCCCGAAGAGTCGGAGAGCGGGATGACCGTCGTCTACGAGGACGACGGGATAGGTATCCCCTACCCGGAAAAAGAAGCGATATTCGAGCAGGGGTTCGGGCGGCAGACCGGGCTCGGCCTCTTCCTTGCCCGGGAGATCCTCGCGATCACCGGCCTCTCCCTGCGGGAGACCGGGATCCCGGGCACGGGTGCGCGCTTTGAGATCGCCGTCCCGCCGGAGTCCTACCGCCTCACCGATCGCGGCCGAGCTCGGTGA
- a CDS encoding DUF371 domain-containing protein gives MKARDIVRARGHPLIRGAHPTTFEVTREETLTLAGDCIIGVAADKGAADLAPDLKALLCDDRAVLTTRLTAGGETVEIRSRGSAALTLDHPADLVWRRSDFASDRTVAIRSDCVAATLPREFIEALRRGEELVVELEAEIPENDCP, from the coding sequence ATGAAGGCGAGGGACATCGTGCGGGCACGGGGGCACCCGCTGATCCGGGGAGCCCATCCGACCACGTTTGAGGTGACGAGAGAGGAGACGCTGACCCTTGCGGGCGACTGCATCATCGGCGTCGCCGCCGACAAGGGTGCTGCCGATCTTGCTCCGGATCTCAAGGCGCTGCTGTGCGACGACCGGGCGGTGCTCACGACCAGGCTTACCGCCGGCGGCGAGACCGTCGAGATCCGGTCGCGGGGCAGTGCGGCGCTCACCCTGGACCACCCGGCGGACCTCGTCTGGCGGCGGAGTGACTTTGCCTCCGACCGGACTGTGGCCATCCGCTCCGATTGCGTCGCGGCGACCCTTCCCCGGGAGTTCATCGAGGCGCTCCGGCGTGGGGAGGAACTGGTCGTCGAGCTCGAGGCGGAGATCCCGGAGAACGACTGTCCGTAG
- a CDS encoding HVO_0476 family zinc finger protein: protein MISIVCPVCKEECEHQVLREAADLVVQCAECGQVHRIPKPPEPRIFTVKAIVSRETESMVCSVEMLEDEAVSLGDRIAAECGDEVFGVEVTGIEAGERRVSHAKADEVTTLWTRGIEQVVVRASVHSGRTTIPLYQAADGEDEFAVGETYTFGGRRMKISHIKLRDGPVLRKEGWKTFARRIKRIYGYLERGYRR, encoded by the coding sequence ATGATTAGTATCGTCTGCCCCGTCTGTAAAGAGGAGTGCGAACACCAGGTCCTCCGTGAAGCCGCCGATCTGGTGGTGCAGTGCGCCGAGTGCGGTCAGGTCCACCGGATTCCGAAGCCCCCCGAACCCCGGATCTTCACCGTCAAGGCGATCGTGAGCCGCGAGACCGAGTCGATGGTCTGCAGCGTGGAGATGCTCGAAGACGAGGCCGTCTCCCTCGGAGACCGGATCGCCGCGGAGTGCGGCGACGAGGTGTTCGGGGTCGAGGTCACCGGCATCGAGGCCGGGGAGCGAAGGGTCTCCCACGCGAAGGCCGATGAGGTGACGACCCTCTGGACCCGGGGGATCGAGCAGGTCGTCGTGAGGGCGTCCGTCCACTCCGGGCGGACGACCATCCCCCTCTACCAGGCGGCGGACGGGGAGGATGAGTTCGCCGTCGGGGAGACCTATACGTTCGGCGGGCGGCGGATGAAGATCTCGCACATCAAACTCCGCGACGGCCCGGTCCTGCGCAAGGAAGGCTGGAAGACGTTTGCCCGCCGGATAAAGCGGATCTATGGTTACCTTGAGCGGGGCTACCGGCGGTAG
- a CDS encoding thioredoxin family protein, whose protein sequence is MALRILTFYQEGCMGCEEQTPILREVEGDLGVKIEEINAVENPQYIKEYNLRVTPTTLVIADDEVRERMEGLVHREDLEAAVRRHLPEPLPR, encoded by the coding sequence ATGGCGTTGAGAATACTGACTTTTTACCAGGAAGGCTGCATGGGGTGCGAGGAGCAGACCCCGATCCTTCGCGAGGTGGAGGGAGATCTCGGTGTCAAGATCGAGGAGATCAATGCCGTCGAAAACCCGCAGTACATCAAGGAGTACAATCTCCGGGTGACGCCAACGACCCTCGTGATCGCGGACGACGAGGTCAGGGAGCGGATGGAGGGGCTCGTCCACCGCGAAGACCTTGAGGCTGCGGTCCGGCGTCACCTGCCCGAGCCCCTGCCCCGGTGA
- a CDS encoding Hsp20/alpha crystallin family protein, producing the protein MTRIERGPYRSIWQDFDDLMAEMESRFQSMIGGIGARGEEVRGRIVPAVRDFRVDVRDHEDEVIVVADLPGVEKENVAVRLIDPQHLEIVSIRSGQTEEEARDFFMRERVYGQMSRTVMLPAEVNEEGAAASFKNGVLEVRLKKAPVETGTTIPIE; encoded by the coding sequence ATGACAAGAATTGAACGAGGACCGTATCGCTCCATATGGCAGGACTTCGACGACCTTATGGCCGAGATGGAGAGCAGGTTCCAGTCCATGATCGGGGGAATCGGCGCACGGGGGGAGGAGGTCAGGGGCCGGATCGTCCCGGCAGTCCGTGACTTCCGTGTGGACGTCCGGGACCACGAGGACGAGGTGATCGTCGTTGCCGATCTCCCCGGCGTCGAGAAGGAGAACGTCGCCGTCCGGCTCATCGACCCCCAGCACCTGGAGATCGTGAGCATCCGGAGCGGCCAGACCGAGGAGGAGGCAAGGGATTTCTTCATGCGGGAACGGGTCTACGGCCAGATGAGCCGGACGGTCATGCTCCCCGCGGAGGTGAACGAGGAGGGCGCCGCCGCCTCGTTCAAGAACGGGGTGCTCGAGGTCCGGCTGAAGAAGGCACCCGTCGAGACCGGGACGACAATCCCGATCGAGTAA
- a CDS encoding CBS domain-containing ParB/RepB/Spo0J family partition protein — protein MDKKRVKDYMTYDVVTVNAHGTVRDVIEAMKKTHHDGFPVVEDNSKEVVGYIAARDLLFAHPATPIEQVMSRHLIVADPDMSVNDAARVIFRSGIQKLPVVNDKNELIGIMSNADVIRSQIEHVSPEKVFKFIETLKKLYGVEPALRRGSVPINELLPTQSKIYEDELEGRMYEIKKGLAEPLIVVRRPGRWILVDGHHRAIAAKRLGIKNLDAYIIEVRENIELGMERTAKTLNLNTLDDIKVLDYARHPLVALTHRLVRHG, from the coding sequence ATGGATAAGAAGCGGGTCAAAGACTACATGACCTACGACGTCGTCACCGTCAACGCTCACGGAACAGTCCGGGATGTCATCGAAGCCATGAAGAAGACGCACCACGACGGCTTCCCGGTGGTGGAGGACAACTCGAAAGAGGTGGTGGGCTACATCGCGGCGCGGGACCTCCTCTTCGCCCACCCCGCAACACCGATCGAGCAGGTGATGTCCCGCCACCTCATCGTCGCCGACCCGGACATGAGCGTGAACGATGCGGCCCGCGTCATCTTCCGCTCAGGCATCCAGAAACTCCCGGTCGTCAACGACAAGAACGAGCTCATCGGGATCATGTCGAACGCCGACGTCATCCGGTCCCAGATCGAGCACGTCTCGCCGGAGAAGGTCTTCAAGTTCATCGAGACCTTAAAGAAACTTTACGGGGTCGAGCCGGCCCTCCGGCGGGGGTCGGTCCCGATCAACGAACTCCTGCCCACCCAGTCAAAGATCTACGAGGACGAACTGGAGGGGAGGATGTACGAGATAAAGAAAGGGCTCGCCGAACCCCTGATCGTGGTCCGCCGACCGGGCCGCTGGATCCTGGTCGACGGGCACCACCGGGCGATCGCGGCTAAAAGGCTCGGGATCAAGAACCTCGACGCCTACATCATCGAGGTCAGGGAGAACATCGAGCTCGGAATGGAGCGGACGGCAAAGACCCTGAACCTCAATACGCTCGACGACATCAAGGTGCTCGATTACGCCCGCCACCCGCTCGTCGCGCTGACGCACCGGCTTGTCAGGCACGGGTGA
- a CDS encoding NDP-sugar synthase, with protein MKVCIMCGGEGTRLRPLTFGRPKPCIPIVNKPSIQHLVSHLANLGFNDVVVTLGYMSDAIEAALGDGSLFGVNVTYVHEKTKLGTAGSVKNAQKYLEEQPFLVVGGDHVVGLNLLEFYREHLANDSITTIGLISIDDPTEYGIAEIDANYHIKRFKEKPSPGEIFSNLASTGMYVCNPEIFDHIPSGEKFDFARNLFPELMEKGYALKAWLARGNWSDVGSPRSLREAERWKLQNIGFTNISGDLYIKGARILGPAQIGSSVSIAANSRVIGPVSIGAGTIIEENVIIGPYTSIGEGCIIKNGAKIFSSSIYNRVVIGRESTVSGSIIDNDTLIGSGCNIEHDTVIGPHAVLKNGVVVHSGTRLWPEVIIPEGTVVKEHVLNEDFDTRIEGS; from the coding sequence ATGAAGGTGTGCATAATGTGCGGAGGGGAGGGCACACGGCTCCGCCCCCTCACATTCGGGCGTCCCAAGCCCTGTATCCCGATTGTCAACAAACCCTCGATCCAGCATCTGGTCTCACACCTCGCGAACCTCGGGTTCAACGACGTGGTCGTCACGCTCGGCTACATGAGCGATGCCATCGAGGCGGCTCTCGGAGACGGGTCGCTCTTCGGGGTCAACGTCACCTACGTCCACGAGAAGACGAAACTCGGGACGGCGGGGAGCGTCAAGAACGCCCAGAAGTACCTCGAGGAGCAGCCGTTCCTGGTCGTCGGCGGCGACCACGTCGTGGGGTTGAACCTGCTCGAGTTCTACCGCGAGCACCTGGCGAACGACTCGATCACCACGATCGGCCTCATCAGCATCGACGACCCCACCGAATACGGGATCGCCGAGATCGACGCGAACTACCATATCAAGAGGTTCAAGGAGAAGCCGAGTCCGGGCGAGATCTTCTCGAACCTCGCAAGCACCGGGATGTACGTCTGCAACCCGGAGATCTTCGACCACATACCCTCCGGCGAGAAGTTCGACTTCGCCCGGAACCTCTTCCCCGAGTTGATGGAGAAGGGCTACGCCCTGAAAGCCTGGCTCGCCCGCGGCAACTGGTCCGACGTGGGGAGCCCCCGGTCGCTCCGCGAGGCGGAGCGGTGGAAGCTGCAGAACATCGGGTTCACGAACATCTCCGGCGACCTCTACATCAAGGGCGCCCGGATCCTCGGCCCCGCCCAGATCGGGAGTTCGGTCTCGATCGCCGCGAACTCGCGGGTGATCGGGCCGGTCTCGATCGGCGCCGGGACGATCATCGAGGAGAACGTCATCATCGGGCCGTATACGAGCATCGGGGAGGGGTGCATCATCAAGAACGGCGCGAAGATCTTCTCCTCGTCCATCTACAACCGGGTGGTGATCGGCAGGGAGAGCACCGTCAGCGGGAGCATCATCGACAACGACACGCTCATCGGCAGCGGGTGCAACATCGAGCACGACACGGTCATCGGGCCGCACGCGGTCCTGAAGAACGGCGTGGTCGTCCACTCGGGAACCCGGCTCTGGCCTGAGGTGATCATTCCGGAGGGGACGGTCGTCAAAGAGCATGTCTTGAACGAGGACTTCGACACCCGGATCGAAGGGTCGTAA
- a CDS encoding YkgJ family cysteine cluster protein: MTAFECTLCGKCCMNAGGHLIEIEKRLTGRDFLCRQKIVGGTFRARVEDRFVDAFKDTTESSRHQTWCPFLRPLPGKEGKYGCTIHNSRPYICRSYACCTMRIFAGDGREVGKVQGRRSLVTEDDTLRRCWDESVAPLGTDDDIAWRAEVAGILGRAGYRVEAYE; this comes from the coding sequence ATGACCGCGTTTGAATGTACGCTCTGCGGGAAGTGCTGCATGAACGCAGGCGGCCACCTGATCGAGATCGAAAAAAGGCTCACCGGGCGGGACTTTCTCTGCCGGCAGAAGATCGTCGGCGGCACGTTCCGTGCCCGGGTCGAGGACCGGTTCGTCGACGCGTTTAAGGACACCACCGAGAGCAGCAGGCACCAGACCTGGTGCCCGTTCCTCCGGCCTCTCCCGGGGAAGGAGGGGAAGTACGGCTGCACCATCCACAACAGCCGCCCCTACATCTGCCGGTCCTACGCCTGCTGCACCATGCGGATCTTTGCCGGCGACGGCCGGGAGGTCGGGAAGGTGCAGGGGAGGAGGAGCCTCGTCACCGAGGACGACACCCTCCGCCGGTGCTGGGACGAATCGGTCGCACCGCTCGGGACCGACGACGATATCGCCTGGCGGGCCGAGGTCGCCGGGATCCTCGGCCGTGCCGGCTACCGGGTCGAGGCCTATGAGTGA
- a CDS encoding type II secretion system protein E, with translation MVMRCSFALDPDLMEQIDQFARDHAFDRNEAILELIEAGLASRQDNGTVMVRQQRSFEELNRLLKEIEDVKEVLTELRNEVRLVHHTIETDWNKEAKGVPFQTKHPWEFWRK, from the coding sequence ATGGTGATGAGATGTTCGTTTGCGCTCGATCCCGACCTGATGGAGCAGATCGACCAGTTTGCCCGGGATCACGCGTTCGACCGGAATGAAGCTATCCTCGAGCTGATCGAGGCCGGTCTTGCCAGCCGCCAGGATAACGGGACGGTGATGGTCCGGCAGCAGCGCTCGTTTGAGGAACTGAACCGGCTTCTCAAGGAGATCGAGGACGTCAAAGAGGTCCTCACCGAGCTCAGGAACGAGGTGCGGCTGGTCCACCATACCATCGAGACCGACTGGAACAAGGAGGCGAAGGGCGTTCCGTTCCAGACCAAGCATCCCTGGGAGTTCTGGCGGAAATAG